One Streptomyces sp. CG4 genomic window, CCACTCGGCGCGCGGGAAGGCGGCCAGGTCGGGACTGCCGGGCAGGAGGCTGTACGTCGGCCGGGCCGGTTGCCCCTGGCGGGGTGCGGCTCCCGCGCCGGGCGGCGTGGCGGTGGACGGCGGCGGCACGGCGGCCCGTTCCGCCACCCGGGTCCCGGAGCCCTGGCGGGCGGTGAGCCAGCCCTCCGCCACCAGGTCCGCGTAGGCCTCGGCGACGGTGTTGCGGGCGATGCCGAGGTCGGCGGCGAGGGCGCGGGAGGAGGGCAGCCGGGTGCCGGGGGCCAGCCGGGCGCTGCGGACGGCGTCCCGCAGCGCGTCGGTCAGGCCCCGGCGCAGCCCGCCCGCGCCGGTCGGTTCGAGGTGCAGGTCGATGCCGAAAGTGGCCCAGGATTCCACCATGGAAATGGACCATACCCCTGGGCTGCCCGGCTCCTAGGGTCGAAGCCATGAGCGTTGAAGAAACCGTTGAGTACGCCCCCGAGCACACCCCCCGCATGCACTGGGCCCAGCTGGCGCCCGACGTCTACAAGGCGATGATCCGGCTCGACGCGGCGGCCAGGCAGGGCCTGGACCCCGCGCTGTACGAGCTGGTGAAGATCCGCGCCTCGCAGCTCAACCGCTGCGCGCTCTGCCTCGACATGCACACCAAGGACGCGCTGGCGGCGGGCGAGACCGTCCAGCGGATCGTGCAGCTCAGCGCCTGGGAGGAGTCGAAGCACTTCTACACCGCGAAGGAGCTGGCGGCGATCGAGCTGACCGAGGCGATCACCGTCCTGACTGGGGGCACCTCCCAGGCTTTCGGCTCTGGGGGAGGCTTCGTGCCGGACGAGGTGTACGAGAGGGCGGCCGAGCACTTCGAGGAGGCCGAGCTGGCCCAGCTGATCGCCGGGATCACGGTGATCAACGCGTGGAACCGGTTCGGGGTGACCACCCGCGCGATGCCCGGCCACTACCAGCCGGGACAGTACAAGTGAGCCGTACGCGGATACTGGACCGCGAGGTCGCGGGGGCGATGTCCGCGCTGAGCGCGGCCGCGAAGAAGGGGCTCGGTGATCCGGTCCTCGCCGAGCTGGTGATGATCCGCGCCTCGCAGCTCAACCACTGCGCGTTCTGCCTCGACATGCACCTCCAACTGGCCCGTAAGCACGGGGAGTCGGAGGATCGCGTGCAGATGCTCAACGCCTGGGAGGAGACCGAGGACCTCTACAGCGAGCGGGAGCGGGCCGCGCTGGCACTGACCGAGGCGGTCACCCTGCTGACCGACGGCGTGCCGGACGAGGTGTACGAGCGGGCCGCGCGACACTTCACCGAGGCCGAACTCGCCCATCTCATCGGCCTGATCGCCGTCATCAACGGCTGGAACCGCCTGATGGTCAGCCGTCGAGTCCCGCCAGGGGGTTACCGGCCGTGAGCAAGGTCGAGGAGTTCCGCGCACTGCATCTGGGGCGCGCCCAGGACGATCCGCTGGTCCTGCCCGGCCCCTGGGACGCGGCCGGCGCCCGGGTGTTCGTCGAGGCCGGGTTCCCGGCGCTGGCCACGCCGAGCGCAGGGGTGGCCGCGTCGCTCGGGTACGAGGACGGGTCGACCCCGGCCGATGAGATGTTCGCGGCGGTCGCGCGGATCACCCGGTCCGTGGACGTGCCGGTGTCGGCGGACATAGAGCGCGGGTACGGACTCGCGCCGAAGGAGATCGTGGAGCGGCTGCTGGAGGCCGGGGCCGTCGGCTGCAACCTGGAGGACTCGGCCGGGGGCGTGCTGAAGGACCCGCGCGAACAGGCGGAGTTCCTCGCCGAGTTCCGGGCGGCCGCCGGCGACCGGCTGTTCCTCAACGCCCGGGTCGATGTCTTCGTGCACGGCGACAAGGACCCCGAACGGGCCATCGAGCGGGCCGCGTTGTACGTGGCGGCGGGCGCGGACTGCGTCTATCCGATCTCCGCCCCGGCGGACGTGCTGCCGCTGCTGCGGGCCGGGATCGAGGGCCCGGTCAACATCAACGCCCGCCCGGACGGCGAGGGCCCCTCGCTCACCGCACTCGGCGAACTCGGGGCCACCCGCATCACGTTCGGGCCGGGACTCCAGCGGATGGCGACGGCCGCCCTGCGGGACATCGCCGACGCCCTGGCCCGATAGGGCCGTTCAGGACAGCCATCGCTTCCATACGTCGGGGTGGCTGTCCACCCACTTCTTCGCCGCGTCCTGGGGCGACAGCTTCTCGTCGGCGATCATCAGGGAGACCTGGTTCTGGTCCTCGGTCGTCCACTGGAACTTCTTCAGGAAGGCCGCCGCCCTGCCGCCGGACTTCGCGAAGCCGGCGTTGAGGTACTTCTGCAGCGGGGTGTGCGGGTAGGCGCAGGTGATCTTCGCCGGGTCCGCGTCGCAGCCGTCCTTGTACGGCGGCAGCTTCACCTCGGTCATGGGCACCTTCTTGAACAGCCACTGGGGTGAGTACCAGTAGGTCAGGAAGGGCTTCTGCTGCTTGGCGAACTGTTTCATCTGGGTGATCTGGGCGGCCTCGGAGCCGGCGAAGACGACCTGGTAGTTCAGCTTCAGGTTGTTCACCAGGGCCTTGTCGTTGGTGACGTACGACGGGGAGCCGTCCATCAGCTGGCCCTTGCCGCCGCTCTCCGCGGTGCGGAAGAGGTCGGCGTACTTGTTCAGGTTCTTCCAGTCGGTGATGTCCGGGTGCTGCTTGGCCAGGTAGGTGGGGACGAACCAGCCGATGTGGCCGGTGACCCCGAGGTCGCCGCCGTGGGCGATGGTCTTCTTGTCCTCGACGTACCGCTTCTCCTGGTCCGGGTGGCCCCAGTCCTCCAGGATCGCGTCGACGCGGCCCTGGCTGAGCGCGTCCCAGGCGGGCACCTCGTCGACCTGGACGGTGTCGACGCGGTAGCCCAGCTTGTGCTCCAGGAGGTACTGGGCGACGGCGACGTTGGACTGTGCGCCCACCCAGGACTGCACGGACAGGGTCACGGACTTCGTGCCCCGGGCGTTGGCGAAGGGCGACGCCTGCTTGGTCATGTCGGCGGCACCGCAGCCGGTCACCGTCAGCAACAGCAGCGAGCCCACCGCGAGTGTCGTACGTGCGCGCATGTCACGCTCCCTTCTTCGCGCGTCGCTCGGTCGGCTGGGTCACCCGGTCGAGCATCAGGCCCAGGCAGACGATCGCGGCACCGGCCACCAGACCGGTCGCCAGGTCGCCCTGGGCGAGGCCGAAGACCGCGCTGTAGCCGAGGGCGCCGCCGCCGACCAGGCCGCCGATGATGACGACGGCCAGGACCAGGACCACGCCCTGGTTGACGGCGAGCAGCAACGACCGTCGGGCGAGGGGCAGTTGGATCTGCCACAGCTGCTGGCG contains:
- a CDS encoding carboxymuconolactone decarboxylase family protein; this translates as MSVEETVEYAPEHTPRMHWAQLAPDVYKAMIRLDAAARQGLDPALYELVKIRASQLNRCALCLDMHTKDALAAGETVQRIVQLSAWEESKHFYTAKELAAIELTEAITVLTGGTSQAFGSGGGFVPDEVYERAAEHFEEAELAQLIAGITVINAWNRFGVTTRAMPGHYQPGQYK
- a CDS encoding carboxymuconolactone decarboxylase family protein → MSALSAAAKKGLGDPVLAELVMIRASQLNHCAFCLDMHLQLARKHGESEDRVQMLNAWEETEDLYSERERAALALTEAVTLLTDGVPDEVYERAARHFTEAELAHLIGLIAVINGWNRLMVSRRVPPGGYRP
- a CDS encoding isocitrate lyase/phosphoenolpyruvate mutase family protein — encoded protein: MSKVEEFRALHLGRAQDDPLVLPGPWDAAGARVFVEAGFPALATPSAGVAASLGYEDGSTPADEMFAAVARITRSVDVPVSADIERGYGLAPKEIVERLLEAGAVGCNLEDSAGGVLKDPREQAEFLAEFRAAAGDRLFLNARVDVFVHGDKDPERAIERAALYVAAGADCVYPISAPADVLPLLRAGIEGPVNINARPDGEGPSLTALGELGATRITFGPGLQRMATAALRDIADALAR
- a CDS encoding ABC transporter substrate-binding protein — translated: MRARTTLAVGSLLLLTVTGCGAADMTKQASPFANARGTKSVTLSVQSWVGAQSNVAVAQYLLEHKLGYRVDTVQVDEVPAWDALSQGRVDAILEDWGHPDQEKRYVEDKKTIAHGGDLGVTGHIGWFVPTYLAKQHPDITDWKNLNKYADLFRTAESGGKGQLMDGSPSYVTNDKALVNNLKLNYQVVFAGSEAAQITQMKQFAKQQKPFLTYWYSPQWLFKKVPMTEVKLPPYKDGCDADPAKITCAYPHTPLQKYLNAGFAKSGGRAAAFLKKFQWTTEDQNQVSLMIADEKLSPQDAAKKWVDSHPDVWKRWLS